From the genome of Leguminivora glycinivorella isolate SPB_JAAS2020 chromosome Z, LegGlyc_1.1, whole genome shotgun sequence, one region includes:
- the LOC125241102 gene encoding proton-coupled amino acid transporter-like protein CG1139 yields MKKAEKVNISAISGSVVSVNQDGRIPSEGYGVFQSREAIIPLEKSQLELENEKSEPHQVTHPTSYLDTMLHIFRGNIGSGLLAMGDAFKNGGILFAPVMTAVLGVICVHAQHLLLNCSEEMHRQTKREKAPNFSETVSLVFETGPPRLRPLAPVMKVLVDTFLCVTQLGFCCVYIVFIANNVKIISEQYGIHLELSVHMIFVLVPVLASCMVRNLKYLTPFSTVANVLMALGVGAVIYEASHGLPEVSTREYIASWRQLPLYFGTAVYAFEGIGLVLPLKNEMRRPELFQKPLGVLNVSMVVVGAIFVTVGFLGYLKWGDDVQGSLTLNMAPGHILSTVVQGLIALAMLLTYPLQFYVPVAIAWPGLRRKVGAASPVAKELGFRAGLVLLTFILAESIPQLGLFISLVGAISSTALALVFPPLIEMVMASQQQGGLPFHVLAKDVFIIILGLFIFITGTYESISSIVKAFVAKE; encoded by the exons GATTCCGTCCGAGGGGTATGGCGTGTTTCAGTCGCGGGAGGCCATCATTCCACTGGAGAAGTCGCAACTGGAACTTGAGAATGAGAAGTCAGAACCGCATCAGGTCACCCACCCCACATC TTACCTGGACACGATGCTGCACATCTTCCGGGGCAACATCGGGTCGGGGCTGCTGGCCATGGGCGATGCCTTCAAGAACGGCGGCATCCTGTTCGCGCCCGTCATGACGGCCGTCCTCGGCGTCATTTGTGTGCACGCGCAACATCTGTTG CTCAATTGTTCAGAAGAGATGCATCGCCAAACAAAAAGAGAGAAAGCGCCCAACTTTTCGGAAACAGTGTCTCTGGTGTTTGAAACCGGGCCCCCGCGGTTGCGGCCACTCGCACCCGTCATGAAGGTGCTGGTCGACACATTCCTGTGCGTCACGCAGCTCGGCTTCTGCTGCGTCTACATCGTCTTTATTGCCAATAATGTTAAAATT ATCTCGGAGCAGTATGGCATCCACTTGGAGCTGTCGGTGCACATGATCTTCGTGCTGGTCCCGGTGCTGGCGTCGTGCATGGTCCGCAACCTCAAGTACTTGACGCCGTTCTCCACGGTGGCCAACGTGCTGATGGCGCTGGGCGTGGGCGCCGTCATCTACGAGGCCTCGCACGGCCTGCCTGAAGTTAGCACGAGGGAATATATCGCCTCGTGGCGACAGCTGCCGCTCTATTTCGGGACCGCCGTTTATGCCTTTGAGGGAATTGGTTTG GTACTCCCGCTCAAGAACGAGATGCGGCGTCCCGAGCTGTTTCAGAAGCCCTTGGGAGTGCTGAATGTCAGCATGGTGGTGGTGGGCGCTATCTTTGTGACCGTGGGCTTCCTTGGCTACCTCAAGTGGGGCGATGATGTGCAGGGCAGCCTCACGCTCAACATGGCTCCTGGACATAT CCTAAGCACCGTCGTGCAAGGCCTGATCGCTCTGGCCATGCTGCTCACGTACCCGCTGCAGTTCTACGTGCCCGTGGCCATCGCGTGGCCCGGCCTGCGCCGCAAGGTGGGCGCCGCCTCGCCTGTCGCCAAGGAGCTCGGCTTCCGGGCAGGACTTGTACTCCTTACCT TCATCCTTGCCGAGAGCATACCCCAGCTGGGCCTGTTCATCTCGCTGGTGGGCGCCATCAGCAGCACGGCCCTGGCGCTCGTCTTCCCGCCGCTCATCGAGATGGTCATGGCCTCGCAGCAGCAGGGCGGGCTGCCCTTCCACGTGCTTGCCAAAGACGTATTTATCATTATACTCGGACTCTTCATCTTTATCACTGGTACTTACGAAAGCATATCGTCTATTGTGAAGGCTTTCGTAGCTAAAGAATAA
- the LOC125241232 gene encoding GATOR complex protein NPRL2-like: MMETRYYEGCGREGPIRCIFLGEFHPIAGPKIACQFPEDYISKEVFDSISAYIIPKPQIQRCTMTINALGHKIVGYPIRIDSSRYERNAYLFNLCFVCDSWSKTVQYEPVVKKLGEHLTIMEEETRFVSSGASRLPTLLAHLLHDLNTHRKSTLVEGDTVMHLKVVEVRADPAPVHDHDVPVLLASVGQPRPGAPGRRAPRVTARGSPARRAQEHIDSDLPVDVDVNDDWDLTTRQILPYITGYNHVSKIAADTNVEKTLVKSCIQNLVYYGVVTLIPVIKFTNMYRATPNLSRLFSDKELQKSCLAFITKGLDSKEKPTISDVLEMLCALQQGTTLRAVCERHAAGARASFDVRRLVLYAQLHGLIKCLKRFPVYIRTPSRGVGFPRGEALGIRRLFTGRHCADEICCLARIDLPTLDQIIEDDPNVAVIWR, from the exons ATGATGGAAACTCGGTATTATGAAGGCTGCGGGCGCGAAGGCCCCATACGATGTATCTTTTTGGGCGAGTTTCATCCCATAGCTGGCCCAAAAATTGCTTGTCAG TTCCCGGAAGATTATATATCAAAGGAAGTATTTGATTCAATAAGTGCCTACATCATTCCCAAGCCTCAGATACAGAGATGCACAATGACAat AAATGCGCTGGGTCACAAAATAGTGGGCTACCCCATCCGGATAGACAGCTCGCGGTACGAGCGGAACGCTTACCTCTTCAACCTGTGCTTCGTGTGCGACAGCTGGTCGAAGACTGTGCAGTATGAACCCGTTGTCAAGAAACTTGGAGAGCATTTG actaTAATGGAGGAAGAGACGCGTTTCGTGTCGAGCGGCGCCTCGCGGCTGCCCACGCTGCTGGCGCACCTGCTGCACGATCTCAACACGCACCGAAAGTCTACGCTTGTCG aagGCGACACGGTAATGCACCTGAAGGTGGTGGAGGTGCGCGCGGACCCGGCGCCGGTGCACGACCACGACGTGCCGGTGCTGCTGGCGAGCGTGGGGCAGCCGCGGCCGGGCGCGCCGggccgccgcgcgccgcgcgTGACCGCGCGAGGCTCGCCCGCGCGCCGCGCGCAGGAGCACATCGACAGCGACCTGCCCGTTGACGTCGACGTTAATGACGACTGGGATCTCACTACAAGACAG ATTTTACCGTACATTACCGGTTACAATCACGTGTCGAAGATCGCGGCAGACACCAACGTGGAGAAGACTTTGGTCAAGTCTTGTATTCAAAACCTTGTCTATTACGGAGTG GTGACATTGATACCAGTGATTAAATTTACGAACATGTACCGAGCTACTCCGAACCTCAGCCGCCTGTTTAGCGATAAGGAATTGCAGAAGTCATGTCTGGCTTTCATCACCAAAGGATTGGATAGCAAGGAAAAG CCGACGATATCCGACGTGCTGGAGATGTTGTGCGCGCTGCAGCAGGGCACGACACTGCGCGCCGTGTGCGAGCGGCACGCGGCCGGCGCGCGCGCCTCCTTCGACGTGCGCCGCCTCGTGCTGTACGCGCAGCTGCACGGCCTCATCAAGTGCCTGAAGAG GTTCCCAGTGTACATCCGAACACCAAGCCGCGGCGTGGGGTTCCCGCGCGGTGAGGCACTCGGCATCCGCCGCCTGTTCACCGGCCGGCACTGCGCCGACGAGATCTGCTGTCTCGCGCGCATCGACCTGCCCACTCTCGACCAAATCATCGAGGACGACCCCAACGTCGCCGTCATTTGGAGATAG